In uncultured Draconibacterium sp., one genomic interval encodes:
- a CDS encoding family 20 glycosylhydrolase, whose translation MKRITIFLVAMLISIGIFAQTADIIPKPVSVIKKEGTFELTGNTKVLFNASNETEENFADLAKELLNSATGNTPEFVAPTAQKKGNILIQLNNPLDTKIGNEGYTLSIQNDRVFLNANTTAGLFYGMQSIWQLLTANNGTTLPCMDITDYPRFGWRGLHLDVSRHFMPVEFIYKYIDYIALHKMNVFHWHLVDDQGWRIEIKKYPKLTEVGAWRADREDLDWNSRKEPVKDNEPKYGGFYSQEDVKAIVEYARKKHVTVIPEIEMPAHVMSALAAYPEFSCTGEYKPVPPGGVWPITHIFCAGKEETFNFLEDVLTEVMELFPSTYIHIGGDEATKTEWEKCELCQKRMSDEGLKDEHELQAYFIKRIEKFLNKNGRHLIGWDEILEGGLDPTATIMSWRGADPGIKAAKAGHDVVMSPTSHCYFDYYQGDPSLEPKAFGGNITLKKVYNFEPVPAELSAEEAKHIIGAQANIWTEYMPNGRHVEYMIMPRMSALSEVVWSPKDAKDWGDFSKRMDSQYKRFDKLGINYATSAFQVSAKPELDPEHKAIKVSLSTDAWEPDIYYTSDGSEPTALSNKYTQPFTISKSGTVKAVVIQDGKQKSQPLATDFIIHKAIACKVDQKYPNSKSYESTGEYALVDGIKGSKDHHDGNWKGFNGKDLVATIDLGQSQSFSKVSTGVLQDNGAWIFYPTHVTVEVSEDGQSFKKLGTVKNKVSAKDGERQIQDLVLNKKGKGRYVRVTAAHLTSCPKGHAGEGQPGWLFVDEIIVE comes from the coding sequence ATGAAGCGAATAACTATATTTCTTGTAGCGATGCTGATCAGTATTGGGATTTTTGCCCAAACTGCCGACATCATTCCAAAGCCAGTCTCGGTGATAAAAAAAGAGGGAACTTTTGAATTAACAGGCAACACCAAAGTTCTTTTTAACGCCTCCAACGAAACGGAAGAGAATTTTGCCGATCTGGCAAAGGAGCTGCTAAATAGTGCAACCGGCAACACGCCCGAGTTTGTTGCACCAACAGCACAGAAAAAGGGAAACATTCTTATCCAACTCAACAATCCGCTCGATACCAAAATCGGCAACGAAGGTTATACACTTTCTATTCAAAACGACCGTGTATTTCTGAATGCCAATACAACTGCCGGTTTATTTTATGGTATGCAAAGTATCTGGCAGCTGTTAACTGCAAACAATGGCACTACCCTGCCCTGCATGGATATAACCGATTATCCGCGGTTTGGCTGGCGAGGTTTGCATCTCGATGTGTCGCGGCACTTTATGCCTGTTGAGTTCATCTACAAATACATCGACTACATCGCACTGCACAAAATGAATGTGTTTCACTGGCATTTGGTAGATGATCAGGGCTGGCGAATTGAAATTAAAAAATACCCAAAACTGACAGAAGTTGGTGCCTGGCGAGCCGACCGTGAAGATTTGGACTGGAACTCGCGTAAAGAACCGGTTAAAGATAACGAACCAAAATATGGCGGCTTTTATTCGCAGGAAGATGTGAAAGCCATTGTTGAATATGCCCGAAAAAAACATGTAACGGTAATTCCTGAAATTGAAATGCCCGCACACGTTATGTCGGCATTGGCTGCTTATCCCGAGTTTTCGTGCACCGGAGAATACAAACCGGTTCCCCCGGGTGGCGTTTGGCCCATCACCCATATTTTCTGCGCCGGAAAAGAAGAAACGTTTAACTTTCTGGAAGATGTACTAACTGAAGTTATGGAACTTTTCCCGTCAACGTACATTCATATTGGAGGCGATGAAGCCACAAAAACCGAATGGGAGAAATGTGAGCTCTGCCAGAAACGCATGAGTGATGAAGGCTTAAAAGATGAGCATGAATTACAAGCTTATTTTATTAAACGAATCGAGAAGTTTCTCAATAAAAATGGCCGCCATTTGATTGGCTGGGACGAAATTCTGGAAGGCGGATTGGATCCAACAGCAACAATTATGTCGTGGCGTGGTGCCGACCCCGGAATAAAGGCAGCAAAAGCCGGTCACGATGTGGTAATGTCGCCAACTTCGCACTGTTACTTTGATTATTACCAGGGTGACCCATCACTGGAGCCAAAAGCTTTTGGTGGGAATATCACTTTGAAAAAAGTATACAACTTCGAACCTGTTCCTGCTGAATTGAGTGCCGAAGAAGCCAAACATATTATTGGTGCACAAGCCAACATCTGGACCGAATACATGCCCAACGGCCGCCATGTGGAGTACATGATCATGCCTCGTATGAGTGCACTTTCGGAAGTGGTGTGGTCACCAAAAGATGCGAAAGACTGGGGCGATTTCTCAAAAAGGATGGATAGCCAGTACAAACGTTTCGACAAACTGGGAATTAATTATGCTACCAGTGCTTTCCAGGTTTCGGCAAAACCGGAACTCGATCCGGAACACAAGGCTATAAAAGTTTCACTGAGCACCGATGCCTGGGAACCGGATATTTATTACACTTCCGACGGATCGGAGCCAACTGCACTATCAAATAAATATACACAGCCCTTTACCATCAGTAAGTCCGGAACCGTAAAAGCAGTGGTTATTCAGGATGGGAAACAAAAATCGCAGCCATTGGCCACTGATTTTATCATTCACAAAGCCATTGCCTGCAAAGTGGACCAGAAATATCCGAACAGCAAAAGCTACGAATCGACCGGAGAATATGCCTTGGTTGATGGAATCAAAGGTTCTAAAGACCACCACGATGGAAACTGGAAAGGATTTAATGGCAAAGATCTCGTTGCAACAATAGATTTGGGTCAGTCACAATCTTTCTCAAAGGTAAGTACCGGAGTGCTTCAGGATAACGGCGCCTGGATTTTTTATCCAACGCATGTTACGGTTGAGGTTTCAGAAGACGGACAGAGCTTCAAAAAGCTGGGGACTGTTAAAAATAAAGTAAGTGCTAAGGACGGAGAGCGCCAAATTCAAGACCTGGTGCTAAATAAAAAAGGAAAGGGACGTTATGTTCGTGTAACGGCTGCACATTTAACAAGTTGTCCGAAAGGGCATGCCGGTGAAGGACAACCCGGCTGGTTATTTGTTGATGAAATTATTGTAGAGTAA
- a CDS encoding thiamine pyrophosphate-dependent enzyme — MYLEKEKPATKNQISAKEALQDYYIARLSRELSIMGRREVHNGRAHFGIFGDGKEIAQIAYAKNFKKGDWRSGYYRDQTFMLALGLLEPEEFFAMIYGDTDDEMNPSTGGRNFNNHFSTRNINDAGEIKDLADQYNSASDISSTGGQMPRLLGLAQASKMVREQPELKKQLNNNVTGNEVAFGSIGDASTSEGIFFETINATGVMQVPLAIAVYDDGFGISVPIELQTTKSSISEALKGFQKKEDSNGVNIYKCKGWSYPDLVETFKKGIDTCRKTHTPVVFHINEVTQPQGHSTSGSHERYKTKERLAWEKEYDGVNHMRKWMLESGIADEEMLAEIEKSAQKRAKEARKNAWNNYTEGYQNERTELIKILKRIDKRSELQSLRRFEKVTDKIFPTRRSHVSFAKRLKLELHTMPELEDERNILKDWISRFEERTAGFYNGELHRKGPDAALNVKAVAAEYDENSADVNGSVVVNKNFDALFSKYPNLVTFGEDTGKLGDVNQGMKGMQEKYGKVRVDDAGIREATIIGQGIGLAMRGFRPIAEIQYLDYLIYAQSQLSDDLATLQYRTKGRQAAPLIVRTRGHQLQGIWHAGSPMQMLLGSMRGVYLCVPRNLTQAAGFYNTLLEGNDPALVIEPLKGYNVKEKLPANHGEYKVPLGVPEIMQEGTDVTVVTYAWNVHHAVKAAKLLQDFKGISIEVIDVQTLMPFDVNHIILQSIKKTGKVIFMDEDVPGGGTAYMMQKVIEEQKAFDYLDTAPRTLSAQEHRPAYGIDGEYFSKPNVELLFKNVYEMMREVEPDRFPEL, encoded by the coding sequence ATGTATTTAGAAAAAGAAAAACCGGCAACAAAGAACCAGATATCTGCAAAAGAAGCACTTCAGGATTACTACATTGCGCGATTAAGTCGCGAGTTGAGTATCATGGGGCGCCGCGAGGTACATAACGGACGTGCGCACTTTGGTATTTTTGGCGATGGAAAAGAAATTGCCCAGATTGCTTACGCCAAGAATTTCAAAAAAGGCGACTGGCGTTCGGGTTATTACCGCGATCAGACCTTTATGCTGGCACTGGGGTTGCTGGAACCGGAAGAGTTTTTTGCCATGATATACGGCGATACCGACGATGAGATGAATCCATCTACAGGAGGACGTAACTTTAATAATCATTTTAGCACTCGGAACATAAACGATGCGGGAGAAATAAAAGATCTTGCTGATCAGTACAATTCTGCTTCTGATATTTCATCAACCGGAGGACAAATGCCGCGTTTACTTGGGCTGGCACAAGCCAGTAAAATGGTTCGTGAGCAACCCGAATTAAAAAAGCAGCTGAATAACAATGTTACCGGCAACGAAGTGGCGTTTGGCAGTATTGGCGATGCCAGCACAAGCGAAGGAATTTTCTTTGAAACGATAAATGCTACGGGAGTCATGCAGGTTCCGCTTGCAATTGCAGTATATGACGATGGTTTCGGAATAAGTGTGCCGATTGAGCTGCAAACCACAAAATCAAGTATTTCAGAAGCATTAAAAGGTTTTCAGAAAAAAGAAGACAGCAATGGCGTAAACATTTATAAATGTAAAGGCTGGAGCTATCCCGACTTGGTTGAAACGTTCAAAAAAGGAATCGACACCTGCCGGAAGACCCATACACCTGTTGTATTTCATATTAACGAAGTTACTCAGCCGCAAGGGCATTCTACTTCAGGCTCGCACGAACGATACAAAACAAAAGAACGCCTGGCGTGGGAAAAAGAATACGACGGCGTTAACCATATGCGAAAATGGATGCTCGAATCAGGAATTGCCGACGAAGAAATGTTGGCTGAGATTGAAAAATCAGCACAAAAACGAGCAAAAGAAGCCCGCAAGAACGCGTGGAATAATTATACCGAAGGTTATCAGAATGAACGAACTGAGTTGATCAAAATTCTGAAAAGAATTGATAAGCGCAGTGAACTGCAGAGTTTACGACGTTTTGAAAAGGTTACAGATAAAATTTTTCCAACACGGCGATCGCATGTCAGCTTTGCCAAAAGGCTGAAACTCGAACTTCATACCATGCCGGAGTTGGAAGATGAACGCAACATTCTGAAAGACTGGATCAGTCGTTTTGAAGAACGTACCGCCGGATTTTACAACGGAGAATTGCACCGTAAAGGACCTGACGCTGCGCTAAATGTAAAAGCAGTTGCTGCAGAATACGATGAGAACTCTGCCGACGTAAACGGATCGGTGGTGGTAAATAAAAACTTTGATGCCCTGTTTAGCAAATACCCCAACCTGGTAACTTTTGGTGAAGACACCGGAAAACTGGGCGATGTAAACCAGGGGATGAAAGGTATGCAGGAAAAATACGGCAAAGTTCGTGTTGACGATGCCGGTATTCGCGAAGCAACAATCATCGGACAGGGAATTGGTTTGGCGATGCGTGGTTTCCGCCCGATTGCCGAAATTCAATACCTCGACTACCTGATTTATGCACAGTCGCAGTTAAGCGACGATTTGGCCACGTTGCAATACCGCACCAAAGGCCGTCAGGCTGCACCGTTGATTGTTCGTACCCGTGGTCATCAGCTACAGGGAATCTGGCATGCCGGATCGCCTATGCAAATGCTACTGGGATCGATGCGTGGCGTTTACCTCTGTGTTCCCCGCAACCTGACACAAGCTGCAGGTTTTTACAATACCTTGCTTGAAGGTAACGACCCGGCACTGGTTATTGAGCCGTTAAAAGGTTATAACGTAAAAGAAAAATTGCCGGCCAACCATGGCGAATACAAAGTTCCACTCGGCGTTCCTGAAATTATGCAGGAAGGAACAGACGTTACCGTTGTTACTTATGCGTGGAACGTGCACCATGCAGTAAAGGCAGCAAAACTTTTGCAGGACTTTAAAGGTATTTCCATTGAGGTGATCGATGTACAAACGTTAATGCCTTTTGATGTAAATCACATCATTTTGCAATCCATCAAAAAAACCGGTAAAGTAATTTTTATGGACGAAGACGTGCCCGGTGGAGGAACGGCATACATGATGCAAAAAGTAATCGAGGAACAAAAAGCATTTGATTATTTAGACACGGCTCCTCGAACACTTTCGGCTCAGGAACACCGCCCCGCCTATGGTATTGACGGCGAGTATTTCTCAAAACCAAACGTAGAGTTGCTATTCAAGAATGTTTATGAAATGATGCGCGAGGTGGAACCTGATCGTTTCCCGGAGCTATAG
- a CDS encoding class I SAM-dependent methyltransferase produces the protein MKLNKLITNTQKPNLYEPGTAVMWTDKHISKQLLQVHLNENLDLASRKPETIKNTVEWLLEKSGKEKLNILDLGCGPGLYSTILAGKGHKVTGVDFSKNSIDYAKSKAKRDGLKINYLQANYLELELAEQSFDLVLLIYTDLGVLLPEDRTKLLGFIHSVLKPEGTFVFDVLNDRELPKKVTPKNWEVAETGFWKPEPYLALSESFLYDQEKVILYQHQIMDEDEKVDVYRFWTHFFAHSDLKKLMAENEWQNVEFYEDVLPGGDLFGGEHVTFTVARKKK, from the coding sequence ATGAAACTCAATAAATTAATCACTAATACCCAAAAGCCCAATTTGTACGAACCGGGAACCGCAGTTATGTGGACCGATAAACACATTTCGAAACAACTTCTGCAAGTGCACCTGAACGAAAATCTTGACCTGGCAAGTCGCAAACCGGAAACCATAAAAAATACGGTAGAATGGCTTCTGGAAAAGTCAGGAAAAGAAAAACTGAATATCCTTGACTTAGGTTGTGGCCCCGGTTTATACTCCACAATACTGGCCGGGAAGGGCCATAAAGTTACCGGCGTTGATTTCTCTAAAAATTCAATCGATTATGCAAAAAGCAAGGCTAAAAGAGATGGACTTAAAATTAACTACCTGCAAGCAAATTACCTGGAATTAGAATTGGCGGAGCAAAGTTTTGATCTTGTTCTGCTGATTTATACTGATTTGGGCGTTTTACTGCCTGAAGACAGAACAAAGTTGCTTGGTTTTATCCATAGCGTTCTAAAGCCTGAAGGCACTTTTGTTTTCGATGTATTAAATGACAGGGAACTGCCTAAAAAAGTAACTCCTAAAAACTGGGAGGTTGCTGAAACAGGTTTTTGGAAACCGGAGCCTTACCTCGCTCTATCTGAGTCATTCTTGTATGACCAGGAAAAGGTAATTCTTTATCAGCATCAAATTATGGATGAAGATGAAAAAGTAGATGTTTATCGTTTTTGGACACACTTTTTTGCGCATTCCGATTTGAAAAAGCTAATGGCTGAAAACGAATGGCAAAATGTTGAATTTTACGAGGATGTTTTGCCGGGGGGAGACCTGTTTGGTGGAGAGCATGTAACGTTTACGGTGGCCCGTAAAAAGAAATAG
- a CDS encoding RNase H family protein, producing the protein MDKLYLFTDGSVHVQSKVGYGACLVLDENEMDTENLKQRIQTKRFENTSSTRLELQTLLWALSEIEKNDIKVLVYTDSQNIAQLVDRRARLEENNFCSKGGKLLKNADLYKQFYELFDSLNCKIIKVKGHQPTRVKDHIERIFSLVDKASRSALRSKN; encoded by the coding sequence ATGGATAAGCTGTATTTATTTACCGATGGAAGTGTGCATGTTCAATCAAAAGTTGGATATGGTGCATGCCTGGTTCTGGATGAAAACGAAATGGATACCGAAAATTTAAAGCAGCGTATTCAAACAAAACGTTTTGAGAATACTTCATCTACCCGGCTCGAACTACAAACTTTACTTTGGGCTTTGTCTGAAATTGAAAAAAATGACATAAAGGTTTTGGTTTATACTGATTCGCAAAATATTGCACAGCTTGTTGATCGCCGTGCACGATTGGAGGAAAATAATTTTTGCTCGAAAGGAGGTAAGCTGCTTAAAAACGCCGACTTGTATAAGCAATTTTACGAATTGTTTGATTCCCTGAATTGTAAAATTATAAAAGTGAAGGGGCATCAACCAACGCGTGTAAAAGATCATATAGAACGAATTTTTAGTTTGGTCGATAAAGCTTCAAGAAGTGCATTGCGAAGCAAAAATTAG
- a CDS encoding glycoside hydrolase family 2 TIM barrel-domain containing protein, giving the protein MLKNLSLLFLFVLVYSSVFSQDVKEWEDPAVFNINRSDPHASFFPFESERLAWDNNKDESAYFQSLNGIWKFNIATNPEGRPVDFYKTSYDVSSWADIKVPANWERQGFDTAIYVNTRYPFWMIADEQPNPPHIPSGYNPVGSYRRNFTIPENWDGRQISIHFGAVKSAFYIWVNGEKVGYSEGSKTPAGFDLTEFVKPGENTLALEVYRWSTGSYLECQDFWRISGIERDVYLQATPKVHVRDFFVHAGLDENYEDGIFSLEVEVENHTGADAGTYTVEASVLTFDKDQKLIDLSETSTVGEKATMFEFAANVDDPKKWSAEQPNLYKLLIVLKDADGNTVEALSQNIGFRTAEIKNGQFMVNGKAVYVKGVNRHEHDPDEGHVISREMMLKDIQLMKEFNINTVRTCHYPDDPEFYVLCDLYGLYVIDEANIESHGMGYGEESLAKHAEWGPMHLDRTRRMVERDKNHACIVTWSLGNEAGDGINFVADYNWIKERDKSRPVQYERAGLADHTDIFCPMYMGIDGMINYAKENPDRPLIQCEYAHAMGNSCGGLQDYWDAIEMYPALQGGCIWDWVDQGLREVDENGRMYYTYGGDYGTNKPSDNSFCMNGLVNPDRLPNPQLWETKKVYQNISIKADDLIAGKFTIRNKYFFTNLNEFSLFWTVKSAEGIVAHGRIADLNVEPLEEKPFSISLPELPELKAGQSYVLKFSLITKNRKGLVKAGHEQAWEEFMLPTQSAAYTTVENKGEIAVQQNEEAYVVLGEDYQLKIGAESGIISSYIFKGKEMMKQGPRLNFFRPPTENDIRDRNGYRIWERAGLNQLEQTAQKPELKNQADGSLVLIFPVALKSASSEFSAVMQYHIFADGTFNISSEVNLPNSIAAVAKVGLQMKMKRSYNEVSWYGLGGVSTYPDRKSGGKFDFYSTTAEQLYDHNIVIPQDNCNQSGVRWASVSNSEGIGFLLSGTNEMNFSAYPYDDAEITKARHLNELDEADFVTVNYDALVTGLGTATCGPGILPQYVATSGIYRFDVTCSPVQFQQKNIFEYAAEKYPVAELLLAQAPVLEQNNNGEISVSSAENADLFYSVNDEKFKAYKKPFELKKGGKVAVYAKVKGKMNSNLVIRNFEMSKKKWTATADCSYEGNEPEMAIDNNPETIWHSDWSDEKLVQPHFLQVDMGETLELKGFSYLPRQDSWNGRIATYNFEVSTDGKNWETAVENGRFGYSDERQEKMFDKTYKVRYIKITTLREVSRSFYSSIAELGVIL; this is encoded by the coding sequence ATGTTAAAAAATTTAAGTTTACTATTTTTATTCGTATTAGTGTATTCGTCCGTTTTTTCTCAGGACGTAAAAGAATGGGAAGATCCCGCAGTTTTTAATATAAATCGCAGCGATCCGCATGCCAGTTTTTTCCCTTTTGAAAGTGAAAGATTGGCGTGGGACAATAATAAAGATGAGTCAGCTTATTTTCAGTCGTTAAATGGCATCTGGAAATTTAATATTGCTACCAATCCCGAAGGCCGACCTGTTGATTTTTACAAAACCAGTTATGATGTTAGTAGCTGGGCTGATATAAAGGTACCGGCAAACTGGGAACGCCAGGGATTTGATACCGCTATTTATGTAAATACAAGGTATCCGTTTTGGATGATTGCAGACGAGCAGCCAAATCCACCTCATATTCCATCCGGTTACAATCCGGTTGGAAGTTACCGACGTAATTTTACCATTCCCGAGAATTGGGATGGCCGCCAGATCTCTATACACTTTGGAGCTGTAAAATCGGCGTTTTACATTTGGGTAAATGGCGAAAAAGTAGGGTATAGCGAAGGTTCAAAAACGCCGGCCGGGTTCGATTTAACAGAATTTGTAAAACCCGGAGAAAATACACTGGCCCTGGAAGTGTATCGTTGGAGTACCGGTAGTTACCTCGAATGCCAGGATTTTTGGAGAATAAGTGGTATTGAGCGCGATGTATATTTACAGGCCACTCCAAAAGTTCATGTACGCGACTTTTTTGTTCATGCCGGCTTAGACGAAAATTATGAGGACGGGATTTTTTCGCTGGAGGTAGAAGTGGAAAACCATACTGGAGCAGATGCCGGAACTTACACTGTTGAGGCAAGCGTTTTAACGTTTGATAAAGATCAAAAACTTATTGATTTATCCGAAACTTCGACTGTTGGAGAAAAAGCCACCATGTTTGAATTTGCTGCCAATGTTGATGATCCAAAAAAATGGTCGGCAGAACAACCCAATTTGTATAAACTGCTGATTGTTTTAAAAGATGCTGATGGAAATACAGTTGAAGCACTTTCGCAAAACATTGGATTCCGCACTGCTGAAATTAAAAACGGCCAGTTTATGGTGAACGGAAAAGCGGTTTATGTAAAAGGAGTGAACCGTCACGAGCATGATCCGGATGAGGGACATGTGATTAGCCGCGAAATGATGTTAAAGGATATTCAGCTGATGAAGGAATTTAACATCAATACCGTGCGTACCTGCCATTATCCTGACGATCCGGAGTTTTATGTGCTTTGCGATTTGTATGGATTGTATGTAATTGATGAAGCCAATATTGAATCACACGGAATGGGTTATGGCGAAGAAAGTTTGGCCAAACATGCCGAGTGGGGACCCATGCACCTGGACCGTACACGTCGGATGGTGGAACGCGATAAAAACCACGCCTGTATTGTTACCTGGTCGTTAGGAAACGAAGCCGGCGATGGAATTAACTTTGTTGCCGATTACAACTGGATTAAAGAACGCGATAAAAGTCGTCCGGTACAGTACGAGCGTGCCGGGCTGGCCGACCACACCGATATTTTCTGCCCAATGTATATGGGTATTGATGGAATGATCAATTACGCCAAAGAAAATCCTGATCGTCCGTTAATCCAATGTGAATACGCACACGCGATGGGTAACAGTTGTGGTGGTTTACAGGATTACTGGGATGCCATTGAAATGTACCCGGCTTTGCAGGGCGGTTGTATCTGGGACTGGGTTGACCAGGGATTGCGCGAAGTAGATGAAAATGGCAGAATGTATTACACTTATGGCGGTGATTATGGAACCAATAAACCCAGCGACAATAGTTTTTGTATGAACGGATTGGTAAATCCCGATCGTTTGCCAAATCCGCAATTGTGGGAGACTAAAAAGGTTTATCAGAATATTTCGATAAAAGCCGACGATTTAATTGCCGGAAAATTTACCATTAGAAATAAATACTTTTTTACTAACCTGAACGAATTTAGTTTGTTTTGGACCGTTAAAAGTGCGGAAGGAATTGTTGCTCACGGAAGGATTGCTGATTTAAATGTTGAGCCGCTGGAAGAAAAACCATTTAGCATTTCGTTACCCGAATTACCAGAACTCAAAGCGGGACAAAGTTATGTTCTGAAGTTTTCGCTGATTACCAAAAATAGAAAAGGTTTGGTAAAAGCCGGGCACGAACAAGCCTGGGAAGAATTTATGTTACCAACACAATCGGCTGCATATACTACAGTTGAAAACAAAGGTGAAATCGCAGTTCAGCAAAACGAAGAAGCATACGTTGTTTTGGGAGAAGATTATCAATTGAAAATTGGTGCTGAATCTGGTATTATTTCATCGTACATTTTCAAAGGAAAAGAAATGATGAAACAGGGGCCACGATTAAACTTCTTCCGCCCGCCAACAGAAAACGATATTCGCGACCGCAATGGTTACCGAATTTGGGAAAGAGCCGGATTGAATCAATTGGAGCAAACAGCTCAAAAACCTGAGCTAAAAAATCAGGCCGATGGTAGTCTTGTGCTGATATTCCCCGTTGCCTTAAAAAGTGCTTCTTCAGAGTTCTCAGCCGTTATGCAGTACCATATTTTTGCCGATGGAACATTTAATATTTCAAGCGAAGTTAATTTGCCAAATTCAATAGCGGCAGTAGCAAAAGTTGGTTTGCAAATGAAAATGAAACGTTCGTACAACGAAGTGAGCTGGTATGGTTTGGGTGGTGTTTCTACGTATCCCGATCGCAAAAGTGGAGGTAAATTCGATTTTTATTCAACTACTGCCGAACAGCTATACGACCATAACATTGTTATTCCACAAGATAATTGTAACCAATCGGGCGTACGATGGGCTTCGGTTTCGAATAGCGAAGGAATCGGATTTTTACTGAGTGGTACAAATGAAATGAATTTTAGTGCTTATCCGTATGATGATGCCGAAATTACAAAAGCACGACACCTGAACGAGTTGGATGAAGCCGATTTTGTGACCGTTAATTACGATGCCTTGGTAACCGGTTTGGGAACGGCTACATGTGGCCCCGGGATTTTACCTCAGTATGTAGCAACAAGCGGTATTTATCGTTTCGATGTTACTTGTTCGCCGGTGCAGTTTCAGCAAAAAAACATATTTGAGTATGCCGCCGAAAAATATCCCGTTGCTGAACTTTTATTGGCGCAGGCTCCGGTTCTGGAACAAAATAATAATGGAGAAATTTCAGTAAGTAGTGCTGAAAATGCTGATCTTTTTTATTCGGTAAATGATGAGAAATTTAAAGCTTATAAAAAACCATTCGAGCTAAAAAAAGGCGGGAAAGTAGCTGTTTATGCAAAAGTTAAAGGGAAAATGAACAGCAACCTTGTAATCCGTAATTTTGAAATGAGCAAAAAGAAGTGGACTGCCACAGCCGATTGCAGCTACGAAGGAAACGAGCCGGAAATGGCTATTGATAACAACCCTGAAACGATATGGCATTCAGATTGGAGCGATGAAAAGCTGGTTCAACCACACTTCTTGCAAGTGGATATGGGCGAGACGCTGGAGTTGAAAGGTTTTAGCTATTTGCCGCGACAAGATTCATGGAATGGCCGCATTGCAACTTATAATTTCGAGGTAAGCACCGATGGCAAAAACTGGGAAACAGCGGTTGAAAATGGTCGTTTTGGTTATTCCGACGAACGTCAGGAGAAGATGTTTGATAAAACATATAAGGTGCGTTACATTAAAATTACGACCTTGCGCGAAGTCAGTCGTAGTTTTTATAGCTCGATTGCTGAACTAGGTGTGATTTTATAG